The Methanobacterium lacus genome includes a region encoding these proteins:
- a CDS encoding alpha/beta hydrolase — protein sequence MKQNKNSLEIEEVIIEGYGCQVPVLKLTPPESRGSVVVAHNYGGSKEEMLGLAFRIAKTGFTTGVIDLRGHGENSCKMDGKILSDLETAITYFKQFGKVTAVGHSLGGRLSLISDADYAIGISPALAKTFGPKTQGMIRVLRDYRVNGSVTDLFTTLGKIPLIEFDPENVLIIRGSRDVPEIIAECDKLTSAGYEVVEIDDALHVDIYTLEPTFEAVTKKLQKWY from the coding sequence ATGAAACAGAATAAAAATTCTTTAGAGATTGAAGAGGTTATAATAGAAGGTTACGGATGCCAAGTACCTGTTTTGAAGTTAACACCACCTGAATCAAGGGGTTCAGTAGTTGTTGCTCATAACTATGGAGGTTCAAAGGAAGAAATGTTAGGTTTAGCTTTTCGAATAGCAAAAACAGGATTCACAACTGGAGTAATTGATCTTAGGGGCCATGGTGAGAACAGTTGCAAAATGGATGGAAAAATTCTTTCAGATCTCGAAACAGCTATAACATACTTCAAACAGTTTGGAAAGGTAACAGCTGTGGGTCATTCACTTGGAGGACGATTATCTTTAATAAGTGATGCAGATTACGCTATTGGAATATCACCAGCATTGGCTAAAACATTCGGCCCTAAAACTCAAGGAATGATTAGGGTACTCAGGGATTACAGAGTAAACGGATCTGTGACTGATCTATTCACAACATTGGGAAAAATTCCACTAATTGAGTTTGATCCCGAAAATGTCCTTATAATACGTGGTTCACGCGATGTACCTGAAATAATTGCTGAATGTGATAAATTAACATCTGCAGGCTATGAAGTTGTTGAAATTGATGATGCTTTACATGTAGATATATACACATTGGAACCAACATTTGAAGCTGTAACTAAAAAACTTCAAAAATGGTACTAA
- a CDS encoding ABC transporter permease subunit → MMNFSKSWVIANKDFSIFMKKKRILYTLIILPLIFSIILPLSIRSLTNETDPADVIALINAFSYFYVILVYIQSTTLASYSILGEKIEQSLEPLLATPTTESELLLGKTVASFLPSVAIIYANSVIFMVLIDLFTKTSFGYLFYPNWTMAFILLVVVPLSSIFSIQLNVIISSRVNDVRTANQLGFLMFLPFMGLYIPLVTNSLSLNIVNLTVLSFTILLIDIILFYISKSTFNRDKILTKWK, encoded by the coding sequence ATGATGAATTTCTCCAAATCTTGGGTCATTGCTAACAAAGATTTCAGTATATTTATGAAGAAAAAAAGAATTTTATACACCTTGATAATTTTGCCATTAATATTTTCAATTATTTTACCATTGTCCATCAGATCTTTAACCAATGAAACTGATCCTGCTGATGTAATAGCTTTAATAAACGCTTTTTCGTATTTCTATGTTATATTGGTCTACATTCAATCAACAACACTTGCTTCTTACAGTATACTCGGTGAAAAGATTGAACAAAGTTTAGAACCACTTCTTGCTACTCCCACAACCGAAAGTGAACTACTACTTGGAAAAACCGTGGCGTCATTTCTTCCATCTGTGGCCATAATATATGCAAATTCAGTTATATTTATGGTTTTAATAGATCTGTTTACAAAAACCAGTTTTGGCTATCTTTTTTATCCCAACTGGACCATGGCTTTCATATTATTGGTAGTTGTACCATTATCATCTATCTTCAGTATACAGTTGAATGTAATTATTTCATCGAGGGTGAACGATGTTAGAACCGCAAATCAGTTAGGTTTTTTGATGTTTTTACCATTCATGGGATTGTACATTCCACTGGTAACAAATTCTCTGTCGTTAAACATCGTCAATTTAACAGTACTATCGTTTACCATCTTACTAATAGATATAATACTGTTTTATATCAGTAAATCCACATTTAACCGTGATAAAATCCTGACTAAATGGAAATAA
- a CDS encoding ABC transporter ATP-binding protein: MIDAENLTRKFDDLIAVDNLSFHINEGEVFGFLGPNGAGKTTTIRMLSCLISKTSGEARIAGYDTSDESESLKIRKLIGLLPENVGLYDDLSAYKNLDFYGKLYDCSLSKRKENIEHFLKMLGLWDKRDVSAGTFSKGMKQKLAIARTLIHDPEILFLDEPTANLDPESSKTVREFILDLKNENKTIFINTHNLDEAQRICDKIGIFNKKLMAIGSPEDLERSVWSNKTVIQLKRVTEKILESLESLSIGKFTSNDTEIKIDVNDPELDNPLIVSTIVAAGGEVQYVNRLSPTLEEAYLKIVKGGK, translated from the coding sequence TTGATAGACGCAGAAAATCTCACAAGAAAGTTTGATGATTTGATTGCAGTAGATAATCTCAGCTTTCATATTAATGAAGGAGAAGTATTTGGTTTTTTAGGACCTAATGGTGCCGGGAAAACCACAACTATTAGAATGCTTAGTTGTTTGATATCTAAAACCAGTGGGGAAGCCCGAATTGCAGGATATGATACCTCAGATGAATCTGAAAGCTTAAAAATTAGGAAGTTAATTGGATTGCTCCCTGAAAATGTTGGACTTTACGATGATTTGAGTGCTTATAAGAATTTAGATTTTTATGGGAAACTTTATGATTGTTCTTTAAGCAAGAGGAAAGAGAATATTGAACATTTTCTTAAGATGTTAGGTCTGTGGGATAAAAGAGATGTGAGTGCAGGTACATTCTCCAAAGGAATGAAGCAAAAGCTTGCAATTGCCAGAACTTTAATTCACGACCCTGAAATATTATTTTTAGATGAGCCTACAGCAAATTTAGATCCAGAATCATCAAAAACTGTCCGAGAATTTATACTAGATCTTAAAAATGAGAATAAAACCATATTTATCAACACCCACAACTTGGATGAAGCCCAGAGAATATGCGATAAAATTGGGATCTTTAACAAAAAATTAATGGCGATAGGATCTCCTGAAGACTTGGAAAGATCTGTTTGGAGTAATAAAACCGTAATTCAATTAAAAAGGGTAACTGAAAAAATTTTAGAATCGCTGGAGAGTTTAAGTATTGGCAAATTCACATCCAACGATACTGAAATCAAGATTGATGTAAATGATCCTGAGTTGGATAATCCTTTAATAGTCAGTACAATAGTTGCTGCTGGTGGCGAAGTTCAATACGTTAATAGGTTAAGCCCGACCCTTGAAGAGGCATATCTTAAAATTGTGAAGGGTGGTAAATGA